Genomic DNA from Gallaecimonas xiamenensis 3-C-1:
TGGGGGTGGACGAGCCGGTACGGCTGGCCCTGGCCGAGCCGGTCAAGCTCACCAAGGTGTCGGTGGCGGACAAGCGCGAGTCCATCGGTGAGAAACTGGGAGGCTTTTTGCCCTATGTGCTCTTTTTTACCTGCCTGATGGGGGCTATGATGCCCGCCATTGACCTGGGGGCCGGTGAAAAGGAAAGGGGCACCCTGGAAACCTTGTTGCTGTCGCCGGTGCCCCGCACCAAGCTGGTACTGGGCAAGTTCCTGGTGGTCTTTACCACGGCGGTACTGGCAGCCTTGCTGTCGGTGGCCAGCTTTGCCATCTGGGGCCTTATTATCGGCCAGCACTTTGCCATTGACGCCATTATCAAGGTGTTCTCTGCCATCGGCGTGGGGGACGTGCTGCTGGTGCTGCTGATGCTGATCCCCATAGCGGCGATTTTTGCGGCGGCCATGTTGTCCTTGTCGGTCTATGCCCGCAGCTACAAGGAAGCCCAGAACTATATGGGGATGCTGAACCTGCCGCTGATCCTGCCCATAGTGGTGGCGCTGCTGCCGGGGGTGACTCTGGATGCCCAGTGGGCGCTGGTGCCCATTACCAATGTGGCCCTGGCCATCAAGGAGATCCTCAAAGGCACCGTCGACTATGGCCTGCTGGGGCTGATCCTGCTGTCTACCGCCGTGATAGCGGCGCTGCTGATAAGCTTCTGCGTCTACTGCTTTCGGCAGGAAAAGATACTGTTCCGCTAAAAAAGGCGCCTTAGGGCGCCTTTTTTGTCCCTTGCTGGCCGGCCAGCCTGTCGATGGTGGCCTGTTGGGACTCCAGGTTGAGTTTATCCACCGTTGCCTGCCATTGCAGCTTGAGGTTTTCTTCGGTGAGCCGGTGAACTTGCCGTTGCTGACAGACGTTAAAGGCGATGGAGGCCAAAAACAGCAGGCCTATTACCAGCAGGGCATCGAGATGCAGGGTCAGTTTCTTTTTCAGCATGGGGATGGCTCAAAGGGTTTTGGCCACCTTAGCAAGGTCCCGGGCTTGGCCCAAGGTCGATCAGTACAAAAAAGCCCGGCGAGCCGGGCTTTTTTATCAGCGAAAGCTTTGCACCAAGAGCCCGGCAATCAGCAATGGGCATACCCATTTGACGTACCAGCGCCAGACCCTGAGGGTGCGGCTGCTGGCCAGAGCTGGGCTACCTTGGGCCAAGGCGGCCAGGCAGCGCTGTTGCTGCCAGACCCAGCCGGCAAACAGGCACAGCAGCAGACCCACAAAGGGCTGCAGGTACTGGGTCGAGAGGCTTATCACCAGCTCGAACAGGGTCTCGAACTGCCAGAGGATCAGCACCGACAGGGCGCTCACCAACAGGCCTATCAGCACGGCGGCTTGGCTGCGGCCAAGAGGGCTTTCCTCGGCCACAAAGCTGACCGGCAGCTCCAGGATGTTGATGGAGGAGGTGATGGCGGCAATGGCCATCAGCAGGAAGAAGGCCAGGGCCACCCAGGGGCCCAGGGCGCCCATCTTGGCAAAGAGGCTCGGCAGCAGGTCAAAAACCAGGGTGCCTGAGGACACCAGGCTGCCGTCGTCGGCCTGGATGGATACCCCCAGGTGCTGGGCGGCATACATGGCCGGGAGGATCAACAGGCCGGCCAGGAAGGCCACGCTGGTATCCACCAGGGTCACCGACAGGGCCAGCTTGGGCAGGTTGCTGTCTTTGGCCAGATAAGAGCCGTACACCATCATGGCCCCCACCCCCAGGCCCAGGGAGAAAAATGCCTGGCCGGTGGCCGACAGCAGCAGGCCCGGGTCGTCCAAGGCGCCAAGGTCCGGCTTGAGGTAACGGCCAAGGCCGGCCAGAGCGCCGTCCTGGGTCAGCATAAAGGCGATAAGGCCAATCAGCAGCACGAACAGCATCGGCATCAGCCGCTTGGACCAGCTTTCCAGCCCCTGGCTGACGCCGCGCAGTACCACCGCTGCCGTCATGGCCATAAACACCAGGGTAAAGATCAGGTTGCGGCCAAAACCAAACTGTTCGCTCCAGTCGGCAGCGCCGTTAAGGCCCAGCAGGCGCAGGGCCGCCCCCAACAGGTAGCTCAGTAGCCAACCGGCGACAATGGCATAAAAGCTCAGCACCAGGCAGACGGTCACAATGCCCAAAAGGGCGGTGACAATCGCCAGCCAGCGCTGCCAGGGGCGGTTGGCCAGGGCCATCAGGGAGCGCACCGAGTTGGCCTGGCCATGGCGGCCGATGAGCAGCTCGGCCACCAGCACCGGGTAGGCCAGGGCGAAGATCAGCAGCAGGTACACCAGCAGGAAGGCGCCGCCCCCGTGCTGGGCGGCCTGGGTGGGAAAACCCCAGATATTGCCAAGGCCAACGGCGGCGCCGGCGGCGGCCAGCACAAAGCCCAGGCGGGAGCTGAATTGTCCACGATTGGTTGTTGTCATTGCAGGATACTCTGGACCATCACCAGCAGAATAAGCAGCGGGCAGACCAGTTTGACATAGCCGGGCCAGAGTCTCCAGAACCATGATTTTGCAAAGGTTTCATCCTTGGCGGCCAGGGTTTTCAGGAGACTGTCACGGCGCCAGAGCCAGCCGGCGAAAAGACAGAACACCAGCCCAAGCAGCGGTTGGGCGTATTGGGTGACCACTTTGACCACCAGGCCGAACAGCCACTGGAATTGCCAGCAGATAAGGGCCATGGCGACCAGCACCAGGGCCAACACCATGCCGCTGGCCTGGCGGCGGCTGGCACCGGTGCGGGCTACCAGGGAGGCGGTAGGCACTTCCAGCATCGACAGGGTGGAGGTGAGGGCGGCCAGGGTCAGCAGCAGGAAAAAGCCCAGGGACAGCACCAGGCCGGCGCTGCCCAGGTTGTCAAAGAGCCGGGGGAAAAGGTCGAACACCAGGGTGTCGGAGCTGATCAGCTCGCCCTTGGCGTCCAGTATGGCCAGGCCCTGGGCCTTGGCTACGTACATGGCGGGGATAACCAACAGGCCCGCCAAGAAGGCGATACCCGAGTCAATCAAGGTGACCTGCAGGCCCAGCTTGGGTAGGGAAGCATCCTGGTCCAGGTAGCTGGCGTAGACCATCATCACGCACACGCCGATGGACAAGGAAAAGAAGGCTTGGCCGGTAGCCGCCAGCCACAGGCTGGGCTCAAGGAGTTTGGCCGGGTTGGGGGTTAGGTATAGAGCCAGGCCTTCACTGCCCCCGGGCAGGGTCAACACATAGCCGGCCAGGGCAATCAGCACCAGCAGCAGGGCCGGCATCAGGCGGCGGGACCAAGTCTCAATCCCCTCCTGCAGGCCCCTTTGCACCACCCACCAAGTGAGCAGGCCAAAAAGACCGCCAAGGGCCAAGTTGCGGCCCAGGCCAAACTCGGTCAGCCAAGGCCAATCAACCCCCAATAGCTTTAATAGGGCGTCTCCCATGTAGCCTACCAGCCAGCCGGCCACGATCAGGTAGAAGCTCAAAATGGCGCTGACCGCCAACAGTCCCAGTACACCCACCAGCTTGCCGGTTAAGCCAGCCAGAGAGCCCAAGTCGGCAATGGGCTCCTGATGGCCACGGCGGCCTATAGCCATTTCCGCCACCAGGGCCGGATAGGCCAGGGCAAACACCAATACTAGGTAGAGCAAAAGAAAGGCGCCACCGCCGTGCTGGGCGGCTTGGGTAGGAAAGCCCCAGATGTTGCCCAGGCCAACGGCAGAACCGGCGGCGGTAAGGACAAAGCCGAGGCGGCTGGAAAATTGGGTTTTGACCATGACAGGAGGATGTAAAGAAAGGATGCCGCATGATAGCGGTTCGCCGACGGCGGCGTCTATTGACAGTACCTTCATTCGATTTTGTGAGGTAAAGGCTGCGAATTTTAGCGGTATTCTTTTTGTTTTCTGAAGGTAGAGTGAGGGCCATTCAACTTGAACGAGGCATTGTCCCATGAAAAAAGTACTGCTCCTGAGCAGCTCTATCTTCGGTGACCAGGGTAACTCTTCGCAACTGGCGGCGGCATTTAAAGCCGAGCTGGCTGGCAAAGACGTTCAGATCACCGAAAAGGATCTGATTGCCCTCGACCTGCCCCACCTGGGTGCCCCCGAGATCCTGAGCTGGATGGCCGCTCCTGGCGACCGCACCGCCGAGCAGGCCGAACTGGCCCAGCGCTCCGACTTGCTCATTGAAGAATTCACTGCCCATGACGTTATCGTACTGGCCGTGCCCCTTTACAACCTGGGTATTCCCAGCCAGGTTAAAGCCTACCTGGATCGCCTGGCCCGTGCCGGTGTGACCTTCAAGTACACCGAAAATGGCCCCCAAGGCCTTATCGAAGGCAAGAAACTGGTGGTGCTGGCCGCCCGTGGCGGTGTTTATGCCGGTAGCCAGTGGGATTCCCAAACCCCGCACCTGGGCGCCTTGTTTAACCTGATGGGTGTCAACGACCAGACCTTCGTTTATGCCGAAGGCCTGAACATGGGCGAAGACGCCAAAGCCAAGGCCTTTGCCGACGCCAAAGTGAAAATTGCTGAAGTGGCCGCTGCTCTCTAAGGCGTCCACCCAGCAAAAAGCCCGGCAACTGCCGGGCTTTTTCATGCCTAGAAAAAGAGCCTGAGCAAAGGATTGGCCAGGCGCCCCAGGGGGCCGGTAAAGACCAAGGGCGCGCTCAGCACCGTAAAGCAAAGGCAGGGGCTGTCCTGGGTGTAGGGTTGGTGCTCGTCGGCCGGGGTTTTCAGCAGAAAATCCCCCTCGCCATAGCGGCCGCCTTCATCGGCCAGGCTGCCCGACAGCACCAGGGTGATCTCTTCGCCCCCATGGGTGTGCTTGGGGATACGGGTATGGCTGTCCACGTAAAGAAAGCTGGCCTTGGCTTTTTTGTCCCCAAGATCCAGGTCGGCGCTCCATACCTTGGAGCCCAGGCGGCGCCAACTGCCTACGCTAGCCACCAGGCCACCAAGGGCCTTGGGCAGTACAAAGCTTTCGCCGTTGACACTGAGACTGGGCAGGGTAATAGGGGCGGGCTGGGCAGGCGGCGCCTGGTCCAGCCTGGCCAGCAGGGCGTCAAAGTCGTCTTGACGTACCGGTAGGCTCTGGGCCTCGAAGGCGCCGGCCGCCTCTTCTTCCAGTTCGGCCAACACCGCCTGGCAATAGCTGCAACCGGCCAGGTGGGCAGCCAGGGCGGCGCTGGTGGCCAAGGGCAAGTCGCCGGCCTGATGGGCGACCAGCAGGGCCTGGGCAGGATGGTGCTTAATCTTCACGGTGCAGATGCTCCTTGAGGCGTTCCAGAGCCAGGCGGACCCGGGATTTGACGGTGCCAAGGGGCACCCCCAGTTCAGCCGCCGTTTCCTGCTGGGTTTTGTCTTCCACGTAAATCTTCTCTATGACCTGGCGCTGGGCCTTGGGTAGCAGGGCCAGGCAGGCCCTGGCCTGGTCGCCGAGGATCTGCTGTTCCAGGTCATCGGGCTCCAGATCCTGGCTGTCCAAGGGCCACAAATCGTCGGCCACCAGGGTTTCCGGGCGGGCCGCTTGGCGCCGCATCATGTCAAAACTCTGGTTGCGGGCTACCCGGTATACCCAGGTGCTGACAGCCGCTTTGTCCGGGTCGTAAAGATGGGCCTTGTTCCACAGGGTCAGCAAGGTCTCCTGGACCAGCTCCATGGCCAGCTGCTCATTACCGAACTGCTTGAAGCCAAAGGCCTTGAGGCGGGGCGCAAAGTGAGTGAATACGCGGCGAAAGGCCTCTTTACAGCGAGCCTTGGCGATAAGACTGAGATCCTCTGCCAGCTTGTCCGCGCTCACATTGTTGTCCACTTGCCTGGGGGTACTGGTGCCAGTATATCCCTTTGTGCCCGGGGCTGTTATCCACATTCCGTCACTCCAACTTGCCCGCATCAAAGGGCTTTGCCGGACATACGTGGCAGCTAGCCGTGCAGATCAGTAGGTGGCGGCCCAAAGCCCCAACCGTCAAAACCCACAGGAGCCGGGTAGCCGGCGGGCCTTTGCGCCAGCCAGGGCAGGCGGTGAATGCGGGCGGTGGGCAGCTCGGCCAGCTCCGGCAGCCAGTGGCGCAGGTAAAGTGCATCGGGGTCGTAATGCTGGCTCTGCCAGGCCACGTCGAAATAAATGGCCCTGGGGTTGGCGCCGTGGCCGGCGATATAGGCCCAGTTACCCCAGTTGGCCGACACCTGGTAGTCCAGTAGATGTTGCTCGAACCAGTCGGCGCCGGCGCGCCAGTCCTGGCCGAGATCATGCACCAGGAAGCTGGCCGCATTCTGGCGGGCCCTGTTGCTCATGTAGCCTGTGGCCAGCAGTTCACGCATGGCCGCATCCACCAGGGGCAGGCCGGTCTGGCCCTGCTGCCAGGCTTTAAGGCGCTGATCCCTTGCCCCTTTGGGACCGCCGGTAAAGACCCGGGCCCCTTGGCCGGCCAACCAGTGATGAAAGAATTCGCGCCATAAGAGTTCATCCAAGAGCTGCTGGCGGCCAGGACCGGCCGGGGCACTGTGCACCGCTTGCCAGACATGGTCTATGGCCAGCAACCCTTCGGCCAGGTAGGCCGACAACTGGCTGGAAAAGCTGTCCCCCAGCAGGCCGTTGCGGCTGGCCTTGTAATGGCTAAGGTGCTGGCGAACAAAGTGCAGCAGCCGTTCGTTGGCGGCCTCCTCCCCGGGTTCAAAGCGAAAGGTACCTGGCAGCGGGGCCAGGGTGGGGGCGGCCAGGGGGCTTGAAGGCGGCGCCGCCAGGCAGGACCTTGGCTGGGGAGCTGCCATGCTCTTTTTAAACTGGCTGAAGGTGGCTCCTGCCTCGGCGGTATCGAACAGGGTGTTGGCCGGGGCCAACTCGGCCCCAAGGGTGCTGCCAAGGGCCGCTTCCTCAGGGGCCAGTGGCTGGGCCATGCGCACCTGGCTTACCCCATGGCGTGCCAAAAAGTCCGGCAGTTGACGTTGTTCCAGCACAAAGAGGTCGGCCCCCCGTTGGCGCAGTGTCTGTTGTGCCTTGGCCAGGTTGGCGGCCAGCCAGGCCTGGCGAAGGGGGCTGGCGCGCCTTGGCCAGCACCAGAGCAGCAGGGCGCTGTCGACACCGTCAAATAGGGGATTGCGGTGCAGCCGCAGCTGACCGTTCAGCAAGATGGCCTGCATCTTTTACTCCTTCTACAACGTTCGGAGCAGTATTTGACCTGGTCCCAGCTGTCTTTCCACTTACGGCGCCACGAGAAGGGCCTTTGGCAGACAGGGCAGATCTTCACAGGTCGTTGTCGTCCAGTCTTCGCCATAGGGCCTGGGCCTGCTGGGTTATGGCATCCCGTTTGTCGGGGCCGAACCTGTCCAAGGTTCGGTAGGGCATAGCCAAACGGGGGTTTGCTTCAAGTTTGGACCGGTTTCGCAGTAAAAAATGCCAATAAAAGGCATTAAAGGGGCAGGCCTTGGGGCCGGTGAGGCTGTTGACGTCGTAGGGGCACTGGCTGCAATAGTTGGACATGCGTTTGATGTACTTGCCGGAGGCGGCATAGGGCTTGGACGCCATTAGGCCGCCGTCGGCGTGCATCACCATACCCAGGGTATTGGGCAGCTCCACCCACTCGTAGGCGTCCATGTAGACCGCCAGATACCAGTCGCAGATCGCCTCAACTGACAAACCGGCTATCAGGGCGAAGTTACCGGTGATCATCAGCCGCTGGATATGGTGGGCGTAGCCGTTATCCAGGCTGTTGCGAAGGGCTTCGTGCATGCAGCGCATCTGGGTTTGCCCGGTCCAGTAAAAATCCGGCAGGGGCCGGGTGCTAGCCAAGGCGTTATTGGCCTTGTAACCCGGCATCAGGGTCCAATACACCCCCCGGACATACTCGCGCCAGCCAAGAATTTGCCGGATAAAGCCCTCCACCGCCGCCAGCGGGGCATGGCCGCTGTGGTAGGCCTCTTCGGCCGCCTGACAGACTTCCTGGGGGCCGAGCAGGCCCAGGTTGATAAGGGGGGAGAGCCTGGAGTGAAAGAGCCAGTCCTCGCCTATGGCCATGGCGTCCTGCCAGGCGCCGAATGACGGCAGGCGCAATTGAATAAAGTCGGCCAGCTCCGCCAGGGCTTCCTGCCGGGTGACCGGAAAATCGAAGGGCCTGAGTTTGCCCATATGCTGGCCAAAGTGCTGCTCAACCAGGTCCAGTACCCCTTCCCTGATGGGGTCGTTGGGGTAGTGGCGAAGGGGCGGCACCTGGGCGCTGCCGTCCCAGCCTTGGCGGTTGTCGGCATCGAAGTTCCAGCGGCCACCAAGGGGCCGGCCCTGGTCCATCAGCAGGCCGCTTTGGCGACGCTGCTGGTGGTAAAAATGCTCCATACGCCATTGGCTGCGGCCCTTTGCCCATTGGCCAAAGGCTTGGCGGGAGCAAAAAAAACGGTCGTCATCCAAGAGGGTAACGGTAATGCCGAGGCGAGCCTGCCAGCCTTGCATCTCGGCCAGCAGGCGCCACTCCCCCGGCTCGGTTACCAGCAGGCTGTCAAGGCTGGGATCTTTGGCAAGGGTCGCCTCTACTTCCGCCACCAGGCTGGGTCTGGAGCCGGGCAGGGCGCAGTAGCGCAGGCGATAACCGGCGTCTTTAAGGCTTTTGCCGAAATGGCGCATGGCGCTGAATACCAGGGCCAGTTTCTTCTGATGGTGGGGGCTGTAGCTGGCCTCGGTCATCACTTCGGCCATCAACACGGCATCCCCCGGCTGGTAACAGCGCAGGCTGGCAAGGTTAAGGCTGAGCTGGTCCCCCAGCACCAGGATCAGTTTGGCCATCGACTACCCAAAAAAATGGCGGGCCTGAGCCCGCCGCAGTGTCAGACAGGAGATCACAACGCACGTTCAATGGCTTTACGCAGCTCTTCGCTGTCCGGTTTGGTCCGGCTGGAAAAGAG
This window encodes:
- a CDS encoding sodium-dependent transporter, whose translation is MTTTNRGQFSSRLGFVLAAAGAAVGLGNIWGFPTQAAQHGGGAFLLVYLLLIFALAYPVLVAELLIGRHGQANSVRSLMALANRPWQRWLAIVTALLGIVTVCLVLSFYAIVAGWLLSYLLGAALRLLGLNGAADWSEQFGFGRNLIFTLVFMAMTAAVVLRGVSQGLESWSKRLMPMLFVLLIGLIAFMLTQDGALAGLGRYLKPDLGALDDPGLLLSATGQAFFSLGLGVGAMMVYGSYLAKDSNLPKLALSVTLVDTSVAFLAGLLILPAMYAAQHLGVSIQADDGSLVSSGTLVFDLLPSLFAKMGALGPWVALAFFLLMAIAAITSSINILELPVSFVAEESPLGRSQAAVLIGLLVSALSVLILWQFETLFELVISLSTQYLQPFVGLLLCLFAGWVWQQQRCLAALAQGSPALASSRTLRVWRWYVKWVCPLLIAGLLVQSFR
- a CDS encoding FAD-binding domain-containing protein, with the protein product MQAILLNGQLRLHRNPLFDGVDSALLLWCWPRRASPLRQAWLAANLAKAQQTLRQRGADLFVLEQRQLPDFLARHGVSQVRMAQPLAPEEAALGSTLGAELAPANTLFDTAEAGATFSQFKKSMAAPQPRSCLAAPPSSPLAAPTLAPLPGTFRFEPGEEAANERLLHFVRQHLSHYKASRNGLLGDSFSSQLSAYLAEGLLAIDHVWQAVHSAPAGPGRQQLLDELLWREFFHHWLAGQGARVFTGGPKGARDQRLKAWQQGQTGLPLVDAAMRELLATGYMSNRARQNAASFLVHDLGQDWRAGADWFEQHLLDYQVSANWGNWAYIAGHGANPRAIYFDVAWQSQHYDPDALYLRHWLPELAELPTARIHRLPWLAQRPAGYPAPVGFDGWGFGPPPTDLHG
- a CDS encoding FMN-dependent NADH-azoreductase yields the protein MKKVLLLSSSIFGDQGNSSQLAAAFKAELAGKDVQITEKDLIALDLPHLGAPEILSWMAAPGDRTAEQAELAQRSDLLIEEFTAHDVIVLAVPLYNLGIPSQVKAYLDRLARAGVTFKYTENGPQGLIEGKKLVVLAARGGVYAGSQWDSQTPHLGALFNLMGVNDQTFVYAEGLNMGEDAKAKAFADAKVKIAEVAAAL
- a CDS encoding sodium-dependent transporter, encoding MVKTQFSSRLGFVLTAAGSAVGLGNIWGFPTQAAQHGGGAFLLLYLVLVFALAYPALVAEMAIGRRGHQEPIADLGSLAGLTGKLVGVLGLLAVSAILSFYLIVAGWLVGYMGDALLKLLGVDWPWLTEFGLGRNLALGGLFGLLTWWVVQRGLQEGIETWSRRLMPALLLVLIALAGYVLTLPGGSEGLALYLTPNPAKLLEPSLWLAATGQAFFSLSIGVCVMMVYASYLDQDASLPKLGLQVTLIDSGIAFLAGLLVIPAMYVAKAQGLAILDAKGELISSDTLVFDLFPRLFDNLGSAGLVLSLGFFLLLTLAALTSTLSMLEVPTASLVARTGASRRQASGMVLALVLVAMALICWQFQWLFGLVVKVVTQYAQPLLGLVFCLFAGWLWRRDSLLKTLAAKDETFAKSWFWRLWPGYVKLVCPLLILLVMVQSILQ
- a CDS encoding ABC transporter permease, with the translated sequence MWTLYKKELLELVRDKKTLFFAIAMPLLIFPLIFGGIGFITAKQIQKAESEPLKVALTRAVPQVLDVVRDASNFVLVDDVDLTDIPAAIKGGKVDVVLAIPQTFDPSQPSQSEWQVYFNDASSIKSVMSRVEKALKPLEDRLKGDFSALVGVDEPVRLALAEPVKLTKVSVADKRESIGEKLGGFLPYVLFFTCLMGAMMPAIDLGAGEKERGTLETLLLSPVPRTKLVLGKFLVVFTTAVLAALLSVASFAIWGLIIGQHFAIDAIIKVFSAIGVGDVLLVLLMLIPIAAIFAAAMLSLSVYARSYKEAQNYMGMLNLPLILPIVVALLPGVTLDAQWALVPITNVALAIKEILKGTVDYGLLGLILLSTAVIAALLISFCVYCFRQEKILFR
- a CDS encoding ChrR family anti-sigma-E factor — protein: MKIKHHPAQALLVAHQAGDLPLATSAALAAHLAGCSYCQAVLAELEEEAAGAFEAQSLPVRQDDFDALLARLDQAPPAQPAPITLPSLSVNGESFVLPKALGGLVASVGSWRRLGSKVWSADLDLGDKKAKASFLYVDSHTRIPKHTHGGEEITLVLSGSLADEGGRYGEGDFLLKTPADEHQPYTQDSPCLCFTVLSAPLVFTGPLGRLANPLLRLFF
- a CDS encoding DUF2256 domain-containing protein gives rise to the protein MAKTGRQRPVKICPVCQRPFSWRRKWKDSWDQVKYCSERCRRSKRCRPSC
- a CDS encoding cryptochrome/photolyase family protein, translating into MAKLILVLGDQLSLNLASLRCYQPGDAVLMAEVMTEASYSPHHQKKLALVFSAMRHFGKSLKDAGYRLRYCALPGSRPSLVAEVEATLAKDPSLDSLLVTEPGEWRLLAEMQGWQARLGITVTLLDDDRFFCSRQAFGQWAKGRSQWRMEHFYHQQRRQSGLLMDQGRPLGGRWNFDADNRQGWDGSAQVPPLRHYPNDPIREGVLDLVEQHFGQHMGKLRPFDFPVTRQEALAELADFIQLRLPSFGAWQDAMAIGEDWLFHSRLSPLINLGLLGPQEVCQAAEEAYHSGHAPLAAVEGFIRQILGWREYVRGVYWTLMPGYKANNALASTRPLPDFYWTGQTQMRCMHEALRNSLDNGYAHHIQRLMITGNFALIAGLSVEAICDWYLAVYMDAYEWVELPNTLGMVMHADGGLMASKPYAASGKYIKRMSNYCSQCPYDVNSLTGPKACPFNAFYWHFLLRNRSKLEANPRLAMPYRTLDRFGPDKRDAITQQAQALWRRLDDNDL
- a CDS encoding sigma-70 family RNA polymerase sigma factor gives rise to the protein MSADKLAEDLSLIAKARCKEAFRRVFTHFAPRLKAFGFKQFGNEQLAMELVQETLLTLWNKAHLYDPDKAAVSTWVYRVARNQSFDMMRRQAARPETLVADDLWPLDSQDLEPDDLEQQILGDQARACLALLPKAQRQVIEKIYVEDKTQQETAAELGVPLGTVKSRVRLALERLKEHLHRED